ACCCCACGGATGAACGCCGAAGAAATGGCGAACAGCAACATCGAACTCGGCAAGCTCGCCCGCGTGCGCGAGCTGGGCCCCGTCCTCGACCGCATCACCGTCCCGGCCCGGTACGTGGTTGCTTCGGGGGAATCGTTCGGCAGCCAGGGTGGCCACGAACAGATCCGCACCAGCCTGCCCGCGGTGGCCGAACGGAACCCGAACATCCGCATCAGTGCGAAGGTCCCGAGCAACCACGGCGCGATCCTGCGCAAGGACTTCCGCGCCGTCGCCGAGGCCGTCCGCGAGATCGCCGCCCTCGACCACAGCGAACACTGAACCAGGAGGCAGCCGGCGGCGCACCCACAGGAAGGTGAGATGCACATCGAATCCCAGGGCACCCGGCGCGCGGCCGTTCATCCGATCGACGGCCGACCGACGACGAACGGTGACGCGGGCACCCCCGCGGCGCGGCTAGATTCCTCGCATCGTGCCGGCGCACCGTGCGCCCTGGTGGAGGATCCTCAGACAGCCCGCAGCGAACATGGACGAGACCGCGTTCAGGGTCGCCGGGTTCGAGGCGCTGTACGCCGATGCGAGCATGCCGCAACTGGCCAAGCTCTGGCAGGACATCGACGCCGGCAACCCGGTCGCGCCGCCGCAGACCTACGGCGACAACGCCATGTCCGGCCGCCTGCACGTGATCTGCGGCGACAGCCGCTGGCCGACGTCGGTCAGCGCGTACCAGCGCGACGCCCTGGTCGACCGGATCAGGTACCCGATGCTCGGCGGAGCCTCCGCCAACATCGGCCCGTGCGCCTTCTGGCCGAACCAGCACCCCGAGCCGCCGGTGAAGATCACCAGCCACGGCCCCTCGAACGTCCTCGTGGTCCAGAACGAGCGCGACCCCGGAACGCCCCTGACCGGCGCGCGGAAAACCCGGCAAGCCCTCGGCCACCGGGCCAGGATGATCACGGTCGACGCGGGCGGCCACGGTGTCTACCCCTTCACCCCCAGCACGTGCGCGAAGACCGCGGTCGACGCATTCCTTGTCGAAGGCAAGCTTCCGGCGCGCGACCTGGCGTGCCTGGTGGAGCCGAGGAAGAAATAGCCCGCCAAGGATGCAGCGCGCACCGGGCACGGTCCCTGGGATCTGCCCGGTGCGCGGATCATGAACCCTGGCTGCTCAACGCCCATGATCTGCAGCAGAGTCCGCACGCGCACGTCGTTTGCTGCTGTCTTACCGGTTCCCCACCGAAGGTGATCCAACCGTGACGGATTCGGATGGGTCGAACTGCGCGACCCCGAAGGGAACCGGTTCACCTTCAACGCCCTACGTGTAGGTTGCCTGTCTACTTATTGCCCGCTACGCTTCAACGGCGTGAGCACCGAATAGACTCAACGCGGATCGACGTTCACATCCAGTTGCCGATCGTCGACCGGGCGCCGTACGCCGCTTCCGTCGGCTCGGAGCTCGGGAGGTTTCTCACCGTGCCGCAGACGTCGGGCACCGATCGATGGGACGGCCTGGTCAGCATCGACGACGAACCGCCGGCGGACTGGCGCGACCAAGCAGCCGAGCACTTCGCGGACGTTGCCGAAGTTCTGACACCCGGCCCGCAGCGCAGGATCGAGTCGTTCCTGCGCGCCCCACTGCCGAGCCAGGCGCAGGAGCTGGCCTTCTCACACAACAGGACGATCGAAGCGAGGGCCGTGAAACCGATCCAGGCCGAGATCCACCGGCGGCGGCTCACCGCGGTCGCGAGCACCGCTTCGGTGTGCCCGGTCACCGGCGCGGCCGGCTTGCTCGCCCACGGCGTCCTGCTCGGCTGGCTGTTCGGTCGCGAGTTCACCGACGGCACCATCAGCGGCCTTTTCGCCCTGCCGGTCCCCGGCCGAACCGTCGCCGCAGCGAAACTCACCGTCCACCTCGCCTGGAGCGTGATCGCGAGCGTCGCGCTTCTCGCCGGACTGGCGGTGCTCGATCTGGCCGTCGGCCTGGGCAACATCCCGGGCGACGCCGTACCGGCTCTCGGCCGTCAACTCGCCTTGTCGGTACTCACGGCGGCGATCGCCGTACCAGCGCTGTGGGCGATCAGCGCCGGCACCGAGGTATCCACGGCCCAACTCGTTCCCATCGCCCCCGTCGTAGTGGCAGGCACCGCGCTCACCATGCTCAGTTGGCTCCGACTCCAACTGGATCGCTGATCCTTCCAGAAGGCGCCTTCCGCCGGAGCCGGCCCGCCGACCAGACCGCGTGGCCACCGGCACCTGCTCCGGCATGGCAACGATCTCAGCGGCGCTCCAGGCAACCTTCGGCCCATCTCCGTGAGTTTGTCAGCCCGGATGCGTCGCCGTACGGCTGCCCGCTCCGGGCAGGTCACGGTCGAGGTGGTCGGCGTGGAACAGCGCCTGGTCCAGCAAACCCTTCACATGGTCGTCGGCGGCCGAGTAGTACACGAAGGTGCCCTCCCGGCGGCCCTTCACCAGGCCGGCCAGGCGGAGTTTGGCCAGGTGCTGACTCACCGCCGCGGGGGCCGCGCCGGCAAGCTCAGCCAGGCAGGCAACCGACGACTCACCTTGGAGCAGCGCCCACAGGACCTTGATCCGGGTCGGGTCGGCCATCAGCCGGAACGACTCCGCGGCCAGGTGGACCTGCTCCTCGTTCGGCATCTCGAAGTGCTCGATCGACGAGTGCATCCGCCCACACTACAACTCATCCGTCTACTTGCGTATATGCATGGATGCGCAGATAGCATGGGCAGATGCCGACGACAGACACCGAAGCCGCCGCAGTCCGCGAGCAGACATCGAAACCACTTGGGCCGGCAGCCAGCGGCTGGTGGCGTAGCGCGTGGACGCTGCCCGAGGTGCGGTGGGCGACCGCGGCAACGGTCCTTTTCCTGGCCGGGCTGGTGGTCGACCTTGCGGGTGGACCGGTGTGGGGCTACTGGTCGCTGTTCTTGGCCTGCTACGTCGCGGGCGGGTGGGAACCGGGCTGGGCCGGGCTCCAGGAACTGCGGAACAAGCGGCTGGACGTCGACCTGCTGATGGTCGCGGCCGCGATCGGCGCCGCCTCGATCGGGCAGGTCCTGGACGGCGGTCTGCTGATCGTCATCTTCGCCACCTCCGGCGCGTTGGAGGCGGTCGCGACCAAACGCACCGAGGACTCGGTGCGCGGACTGCTCGATCTCGCACCCGAGACCGCCACCCGGGTCGCAACTGCCAATGTGGCCGAAGAACTGGAGGAGCTGGTCCGGGTCGCCGACCTGGCCGTCGGCGACGTCATCTTCGTGCGGCCGGGCGAGCGGATCGGCGCCGACGGGACCGTCCTCGACGGCGGCAGTGAGGTCGACCAGGCCACCATCACCGGCGAACCACTACCGGTCGACAAGACCATCGGCGACGAAGTGTTCGCCGGCACCCTCAACGGCACCGGCGCGCTGAGGATCCGGGTCGATCGCCCGGCCGCCGAATCGGTGGTCGCCAGGATCGCCGGCCTGGTCGAGGAAGCCGCCCGGACCAAAGCCAAGACGCAGCTGTTCATCGAGAAGATCGAACAGCGGTACTCGATCGGCATGGTCGCCGCAACCGTCGCGCTGTTCGTGATCCCGCTGCTGTTCGGGCAACCGGTCACACCGACACTGCTGCGGGCGATGACGTTCATGATCGTCGCCTCACCCTGCGCGGTCGTGCTCGCGACCATGCCACCGCTGCTGGCGGCGATCGCCAACGCCGGCCGCCACGGCGTACTGGTGAAGTCCGCGGTGGTGATGGAACAACTCGGCGCGACCACGCAGGTCGCGATCGACAAGACCGGCACCCTGACGCGCGGAACGCCTCACCTCGCCGCGATCAAGGTCCTCGAGGACGCGCCGTTCACCCGCGACGAAGTTCTCGTGATCGCCGCTTCGGCCGAGCACCCCAGCGAGCACCCACTCGCCGCAGCGGTCGTGTCGGCCGCCCGCACGGCCGGCCTCGCTCTGTTACCTGTGCAGGCGTTCACTGCGACTGCAGGCCTCGGGGTGACCGCCACGGTCGATGGCCGCCAGGTGCAGATCGGCGCCCCGGCAGCGTTCCTGATCGGATCCGCCAACCGCGATCAGGCAGCCCGTTCGGCGATCGCCGAGTTGCAGGAGACAGGGGCGACAGCGGTCGTCGTGCTGGTTGACGGTGATCCGGTCGCCGTTCTCGGGATCGTCGACCAGCTCCGCGCCGAGGCGGCAGCCGCGGTCAAGCAACTGACCCAGCTCACCGGGAAGCCGCCGGTCCTGCTCACCGGAGACAACGCCGCGACTGCCGGCGAGGTTGCCTCGGCAGTCGGCATCACCGACATCCATGCCGAGCTGCTACCCGACGGCAAGGTCGCCGCGGTCCGTGACCTCCAAGCCGCCGGGGAACGCGTCACGGTTGTCGGTGACGGCATCAACGACGCGCCCGCGCTGGCCGCCGCGCAGGCCGGTATCGCCATGGGCCGCGCCGGATCCGACCTGACTCTGCAGACTGCCGACGCGGTCGTTGTCCGCGACGACCTCACCACCATCCCGGCCGTGATCGCACTCTCCCGGCGGGCCCGCCGTGTCGTGACCGCGAATTTGATCATCGCAGCCACCTTCATCACCGTCCTGGTGATCTGGGACCTTGTCGGCCACCTGCCTCTGCCGCTCGGCGTCGCCGGCCACGAAGGCTCCACCGTCATCGTCGGCCTCAACGGCCTGCGCCTGCTGCGCAGCGCGGCCTGGAACCGCGCCGCCAACCAGACAGCTCAGCGCCGCTGAGCTACCCGGCACACCGCCCGGCATCCCCGGTGATCTCTGCCCGCCCGACCGGAGTCGAGCCGGGCGAGGGCGCGGTTGTTGCCGCAGGCAAGGAAAGCGGGCTCAGGAACGAACCAGCCGCGCGATCGCCTCGGAGGCTTCCTCGAGCTTGCGGTCGGCCTCCGGCAGCCGCGGCATCGAGTACGCAGTGCGTCAAGTGGTCGTCGAGCAGCCCGAGCGCGACCGATTCCAGCGCCGTAGATAGGCCTCTTCGTCGTCGATGTAACCGTGTTGTGCCGGCTGAGCCACGCCCACCACTCGCTCCCTGACCTCACACCGAACGCTACTGGCCTGGCCGGACTGTCGCTGATCCGATCCGACGGCTCGTTCTGGGCCGACGTCCCGCCCGCCTTGCTGACCGCGGCCGCAGCCCCGGCCTTGTCGGTCCACGCCATCTGGGCAATCACGCGTCCCAAAAGGGCCTGAGACGAGCACCCGGCTAGGCTGGGGGCGATGAACAGCCGGCACACCCGCACACGACGAGGGTCCGTCAGGGCCTTGGTCGCCGTGGTGCTGCTGGCAGGTGTCTTCACCATGCACGGCCTGACCGGCAACCACGACGTCGCAACGGCGATGACTCACCGGATGCCGGCGACCACGGCGAACGGTCACTCCGCGACGGTCATGGCTGTCTCAACCGAACCCGTCCAGCAGACGCAGGCGACGTCGTCGACGGCTCACTTGAGCACCGCCGAGAACGGCCCGGCGGTCCCGATGGTCGACTCCGGTGAATCTCTCCCCGAGCTGACCGCCCTCGCCGATGACCACGGGCACGTGCACTCGATGAGCGATGTGTGCCTGGCGATGCTGGCCGCGCTCCTGCTCGCACTCATCGTCGCCCTCACGCGGCGCAGCCTCACCGCCGCACATCCCGTCGTACTGGCGCCCGCCACGGTTCCGGTGGCCGACGGCCCGTCGCCGCCATGGCGCCGGCCCACCTTGTCGAAGCTCTGCATCCTGCGGACCTGAGCCGAACTCTGTCCAAAACCGGACGCCGGCCGCCCTCACTTGCGCGCCGCCCCGGCACGGCATGCCACACCGGGCAACAGGCTGTTGCCCGACTCCCGTAGGTCACTCGCTGCAGATCGACCAGCCGGACGCTGACGGAACACCTCCGTACGGCTGAGCGCAGATGGTCCCGACCTCCGCGGCTCCGTAGTACCCGGATTCGAACGACAAGGACTCCACACCATGCGACACCACTCCTGGAAGACCGCCGTCTCAACGACCCTGATCGCCTTGGGCAGCCTCACCCTGGCCGCCTGCGGCGACGACACCGACAGCGGCTCGATGCCCGGCATGAACCACGCCACTCCGCCGGCGAACAACTCGAGCACCACGGCCGCGCAGGCCGGGGAGTTCAACGACGCCGACGTCACGTTCGCGACCGAGATGATCCCGCACCACCAGCAGGCCGTGCAGATGGCCGGCATGGCCGGCTACAACGCCACCACGGCGGAGGTGAAGAAGCTCGCCACCGCGATCGCGGCCGCGCAGGACCGGGAGATCAAGACCATGACGGGCTGGCTGACCCTCTGGGGCAAGCCCGTACCGTCGCCGTCGCACGGCGGACACAACATGCCCGAGATGCCCGGCATGATGACCGAGGACGAGATGTCCGACCTCGGCGACACCCGCGGCGCGATGTTCGACCGGATGTGGACCGAAATGATGATCGAGCACCACAAGGGCGCGATCACCATGGCCAAAACCGAACAGACCACGGGCAAGAACGCCGACGCGGTCGCTTTGGCCAAGAAGATCGAGACCGACCAGAACCGCGAGATCGCCACCATGCAGCGACTGCTCGGCCGTCTCCCGGTCAGCTGACCCAGCGCCAACCCCGACGGCAGGCACCGCCAGACCCAGGTGCCTGCCGTCCCCCGACCACGCGACGGCCGAAGATCTTCTGACTCCCCGAAATACCCCTAGGGGGTATATTGTTCTGGGTTGGGAGACAGCGGCTCCGAAGCCGCGACCCCATCGCTACCGGACACCGAGAGGACTGATCATGGTGAAGGCCACCCGACACGGCCAGGATCACCAGCACTCTGGTCACGGAGACCACGGCGGGCATGACAAGCACGCCGGGCACGACCCGGAGATGTTCCGCCGCAAGTTCTGGCTCAGTCTGCTGCTGACGCTGCCGATCGTTGCCACCAGCCACATGGTGATGGACTGGTTCGGCTACACCCTGGACTTCCCGGCGATGAGCTGGGTCGGTCCGGTGCTCGGCACCTTCGTGTTCTTCTACGGCGGCCGGCCGTTCCTGGTCGGCGGCATCCGGGAGGTGCGTGATCGGGCTCCGGGCATGATGCTGCTGATCTCGATGGCGATCACCGTCGCCTACGTCGCCTCCCTGGCCACCAGTCTCGGGGTCTTCGACCTGGACTTCTGGTGGGAGCTCGCGGCGCTGGTCACCATCATGCTGCTGGGCCACTGGCAAGAGATGAAGGCCATCGGCCAGGCCCAAGGCGCCCTCGCCGCACTGGCCGCGCTGCTGCCCGACGACGCCGAACGGGTCACCGGCGACGGCGTCGAAACCGTCTCGATCAACGAGCTGAACGTCGGCGACGTCGTACTGGTCAGGTCTGGTGCGCGGGTACCGGCCGACGGCGAGATCGTCGACGGCGCCGCCGAGCTGGACGAGTCGATGATCACCGGCGAATCCCGCCCGGTCTCACGCACCACCGGCGACCGCGTCGTCGCCGGGACCGTGGCGACCGATTCAGCGATCCGGGTCGGCGTCGACGCCATCGGCGACGACACCGCACTCGCCGGCATCCAGCGGCTCGTGAGCGAAGCGCAGCAGTCCAGCGGACGGGCCCAAGTCCTGGCCGACCGCTTCGCCGCAATGCTGTTCTACATCGCCACCGCCGCCGCCCTGGTCACCTTCCTGGCCTGGTGGGCCTTCGGCACGCTCGACGAATCGGTCGTCAGGACCGTGACCGTCCTGGTGATCGCCTGCCCCCACGCCCTCGGACTGGCCATCCCGCTGGTGATCGCACTGTCCACAGCGGTCGCAGCGAAGGCCGGGATCCTGGTGAAGGACCGCCTGGCACTGGAACGGATGCGGACCGTCAACGCGGTACTGTTCGACAAGACCGGCACCCTGACCAAGGGCGAGCACATCGTCACCGGCATCGCCGGCGACGGGATCGACGAGGCTGAGGTCCTGCGCATCGCCGGTGCCGTCGAAGCCGACAGCGAGCACCCACTGGCCCGGGCCATCGTCACCGCGGCCGACCAGCGGGACGGGCGCGGCAAGGCCGGCGATTTCAAGTCGCTGACGGGCCGTGGCGTCCGGGCCTCGGTCGACGGCTCCACCTACGCAGTCGGCGGGCCCGCGCTGCTGCGCGAGCTCGACGCCACCGTCCCGAGCGTTCTGCGCGACCGCGCCGAGGAATGGTCCGCACGAGGCGCCGCGGTGCTGTACCTGCTGCGCGTCGACGGATCGGCTGCGGTCGCGACCGCGGCGATCGCCCTCGAGGACGAGGTCCGGCCCGAAGCCCGCGAAGCCGTCGAGCAACTCCGTGCGATCGGCGTGGCCAAGATCGTCATGATCACCGGCGACGCCGAACCCGTCGCCCGAGCCGTCGCCGCCGACCTCGGCTTCCGCGACGGCATCGACGAGGTGTTCGCCGAGGTCCTACCGGCCGACAAGGACAAGGCCGTCAGCGAACTGCAGGCCCGCGGCCTGACCGTGGCCATGGTCGGCGACGGCGTCAACGACGCCCCCGCGCTGGCCCGCGCCGACGTCGGCATCGCGATCGGCGCCGGCACCGACGTCGCCATCGAGTCGGCCGGAGTCGTGCTCGCCTCCTCCGACCCCCGCGGTGTCACCGGCATCATCCGGCTGTCCAAGGCGTCGTACCGCAAGATGATCCAGAACCTCGCCTGGGCCGCCGGGTACAACATCGTCGCCATCCCACTGGCCGCGGGAGCGCTGGCCTGGGCCGGGTTCACGCTCAGCCCCGCGATCGGCGCGGTCCTGATGTCGGCCTCGACCATCGTCGTGGCCGCCAACGCCCAACTCCTGCGCCGGATCCACCTCACACCCCAGCGCTGACCGATCCCCACCTACACGCTGAGCCGGATCGCCACAGGTCGTCCCGGCTTGGCGGTGAAGGCCTTCGGTTGCCGGCCGTCGAGAGTGAGGTCGGGACGGTCCCCGGCGCACGTCGTACGGCCGGCAGGAAGTGGCGAAGTTCAGCAGCAGTTCTGAAGGTAACTCTGCAGATCCGACAGTGCCGCGGCGTCCTTGTCGGCCCGGTACTTCCCCTCGCGGCGGGAGGTGACGATGCCGCCCAAGGCGCTGGCTAGGGCACTTGAGCCGCCGGCCGCGCAGTAGGCAGCCGGGCCGCCAGCAGAAGCAGCAGTCCGGCCAGAACGCACGCGCCCGCGACCAAGAGGACGAGTAGCCGGTAGCCGGCCGCGGCTGCGACCAGGGCTCCGCCGAGCGGCGCCGATGCTCTCGCCACCAGTACGGGCGCCGCCAGGGTGCCCGCGATCGTGCCGTACCCGGCCGCGCCGTAGCGATCCAGCAGGATCGCCGGTGTTGCGATCGAGGCGACTCCGAAGCCGAGGCCGAACAGGACGAGGCAGCCGACGGCTCCCATCACGTGCCGTCCGACCACCGGGAGCATCGACAGCGCGGCGCCCTGGACGACGAAGATCGCACCGGCGATCGTGGCCATCGGCAACCATCGCGTCGACACCGTGGTCACCACCCGGCCAGTGACCGACAGGAGCCCGAGGAGACCCGCGAGCGTCGCCGCCAAGGCGGCCGGATGGCCGAGGCTGATCAGGTACAGCACGAGGTGTACGGCGATCACGGCCAGCGCGGCGCCGTGCAGCACGAAGGTCGCCGCGAGCAGCCAGAACGCCGGATCGCGCAGCGCCCGACCGGGTGCCGGAGGGCTGTGGAGCGCAACGGGCTCGACGCTCGCATGCATCCGGCGTAACGCCAGCCCGTGCAGCGGCACGGTGACGACTGCGAGGAGAACAGCCAGCACAACAAGGGCGCAGCGCCACTCCAGCCTCGCCACCAGCTGTCCGGTGAGCGGGATGAAGATCGAACTGGCGAACCCGGCGACCAAGGTGACCCCGAGCAGGGCCTTCGCGCGCCGTCCGGGGCTGGACACGGCGACGATCACGGCGAACGCCGGCTCGTACAGCACCATCGCCGAAGCGACGCCGATCAGGACGAAGACGGCGTACAGCCCTGCCACGGTCTGGACCTGCGACCACCCCAGGACCGCGAGAGCACCGATCACCGATCCGACGGTCATCAACGCGTGACCGCCCCGAGCATCCAGCCACCGCCCGACCGGAATCGACAGCAGGCCGGACACGAGCACCGCGACAGTGAGCGCGCCGGCCGCAGTCGCGGTCGAGATGCCCAGGTCGCGGCTCATCGGACCGAGAACGACACCGAAGGCGTAGTAGAGAACGCCGTACCCGACGGTCTGGGTCGCGGCCAGTGCGCCGACCAGCCGCCTCGATCCAGGTCTGGCCTTGGTCTCGGACGCTCCCGTGGCGGCCAGACCTGGACCGGCAGACATCAGCCGCAGCAGCCCGACTGCGTGGTGGGCTTGGACTCGACGACCGTCAAGAGCCCGCCGCTGATGCCGGTGGCGAGTCCGCGGCCTGAGGGCGCGCTGATCGTGACCGCCTGTGGCGCCGGACCGCAGCAACCACCGCCAGCCTCGTCAGCGGAGTCGCCGTAGGCGAGGTTCGACGAGCAGACACCGGTCTCGGGCAAGTTGA
The Kribbella italica DNA segment above includes these coding regions:
- a CDS encoding alpha/beta hydrolase yields the protein MDETAFRVAGFEALYADASMPQLAKLWQDIDAGNPVAPPQTYGDNAMSGRLHVICGDSRWPTSVSAYQRDALVDRIRYPMLGGASANIGPCAFWPNQHPEPPVKITSHGPSNVLVVQNERDPGTPLTGARKTRQALGHRARMITVDAGGHGVYPFTPSTCAKTAVDAFLVEGKLPARDLACLVEPRKK
- a CDS encoding ABC transporter permease → MPIVDRAPYAASVGSELGRFLTVPQTSGTDRWDGLVSIDDEPPADWRDQAAEHFADVAEVLTPGPQRRIESFLRAPLPSQAQELAFSHNRTIEARAVKPIQAEIHRRRLTAVASTASVCPVTGAAGLLAHGVLLGWLFGREFTDGTISGLFALPVPGRTVAAAKLTVHLAWSVIASVALLAGLAVLDLAVGLGNIPGDAVPALGRQLALSVLTAAIAVPALWAISAGTEVSTAQLVPIAPVVVAGTALTMLSWLRLQLDR
- a CDS encoding ArsR/SmtB family transcription factor, with protein sequence MHSSIEHFEMPNEEQVHLAAESFRLMADPTRIKVLWALLQGESSVACLAELAGAAPAAVSQHLAKLRLAGLVKGRREGTFVYYSAADDHVKGLLDQALFHADHLDRDLPGAGSRTATHPG
- a CDS encoding heavy metal translocating P-type ATPase, producing the protein MPTTDTEAAAVREQTSKPLGPAASGWWRSAWTLPEVRWATAATVLFLAGLVVDLAGGPVWGYWSLFLACYVAGGWEPGWAGLQELRNKRLDVDLLMVAAAIGAASIGQVLDGGLLIVIFATSGALEAVATKRTEDSVRGLLDLAPETATRVATANVAEELEELVRVADLAVGDVIFVRPGERIGADGTVLDGGSEVDQATITGEPLPVDKTIGDEVFAGTLNGTGALRIRVDRPAAESVVARIAGLVEEAARTKAKTQLFIEKIEQRYSIGMVAATVALFVIPLLFGQPVTPTLLRAMTFMIVASPCAVVLATMPPLLAAIANAGRHGVLVKSAVVMEQLGATTQVAIDKTGTLTRGTPHLAAIKVLEDAPFTRDEVLVIAASAEHPSEHPLAAAVVSAARTAGLALLPVQAFTATAGLGVTATVDGRQVQIGAPAAFLIGSANRDQAARSAIAELQETGATAVVVLVDGDPVAVLGIVDQLRAEAAAAVKQLTQLTGKPPVLLTGDNAATAGEVASAVGITDIHAELLPDGKVAAVRDLQAAGERVTVVGDGINDAPALAAAQAGIAMGRAGSDLTLQTADAVVVRDDLTTIPAVIALSRRARRVVTANLIIAATFITVLVIWDLVGHLPLPLGVAGHEGSTVIVGLNGLRLLRSAAWNRAANQTAQRR
- a CDS encoding DUF305 domain-containing protein, with product MRHHSWKTAVSTTLIALGSLTLAACGDDTDSGSMPGMNHATPPANNSSTTAAQAGEFNDADVTFATEMIPHHQQAVQMAGMAGYNATTAEVKKLATAIAAAQDREIKTMTGWLTLWGKPVPSPSHGGHNMPEMPGMMTEDEMSDLGDTRGAMFDRMWTEMMIEHHKGAITMAKTEQTTGKNADAVALAKKIETDQNREIATMQRLLGRLPVS
- a CDS encoding heavy metal translocating P-type ATPase is translated as MVKATRHGQDHQHSGHGDHGGHDKHAGHDPEMFRRKFWLSLLLTLPIVATSHMVMDWFGYTLDFPAMSWVGPVLGTFVFFYGGRPFLVGGIREVRDRAPGMMLLISMAITVAYVASLATSLGVFDLDFWWELAALVTIMLLGHWQEMKAIGQAQGALAALAALLPDDAERVTGDGVETVSINELNVGDVVLVRSGARVPADGEIVDGAAELDESMITGESRPVSRTTGDRVVAGTVATDSAIRVGVDAIGDDTALAGIQRLVSEAQQSSGRAQVLADRFAAMLFYIATAAALVTFLAWWAFGTLDESVVRTVTVLVIACPHALGLAIPLVIALSTAVAAKAGILVKDRLALERMRTVNAVLFDKTGTLTKGEHIVTGIAGDGIDEAEVLRIAGAVEADSEHPLARAIVTAADQRDGRGKAGDFKSLTGRGVRASVDGSTYAVGGPALLRELDATVPSVLRDRAEEWSARGAAVLYLLRVDGSAAVATAAIALEDEVRPEAREAVEQLRAIGVAKIVMITGDAEPVARAVAADLGFRDGIDEVFAEVLPADKDKAVSELQARGLTVAMVGDGVNDAPALARADVGIAIGAGTDVAIESAGVVLASSDPRGVTGIIRLSKASYRKMIQNLAWAAGYNIVAIPLAAGALAWAGFTLSPAIGAVLMSASTIVVAANAQLLRRIHLTPQR
- a CDS encoding MFS transporter, which produces MSAGPGLAATGASETKARPGSRRLVGALAATQTVGYGVLYYAFGVVLGPMSRDLGISTATAAGALTVAVLVSGLLSIPVGRWLDARGGHALMTVGSVIGALAVLGWSQVQTVAGLYAVFVLIGVASAMVLYEPAFAVIVAVSSPGRRAKALLGVTLVAGFASSIFIPLTGQLVARLEWRCALVVLAVLLAVVTVPLHGLALRRMHASVEPVALHSPPAPGRALRDPAFWLLAATFVLHGAALAVIAVHLVLYLISLGHPAALAATLAGLLGLLSVTGRVVTTVSTRWLPMATIAGAIFVVQGAALSMLPVVGRHVMGAVGCLVLFGLGFGVASIATPAILLDRYGAAGYGTIAGTLAAPVLVARASAPLGGALVAAAAGYRLLVLLVAGACVLAGLLLLLAARLPTARPAAQVP